GCACCGGTAGTATCTACCCTCCAAGGGCGTATCGAGCTTGAATACATGTACCGTCAGCGATAGATCATGGGTCGCTTCATGTTGGCCAGACGTCGCCGATTAGCGTACCTTTCGTCGTGGAGGCACCAAATGACGGACTTGGGTTGCTTCAGCCAGTTGATCATTTTGACGATGAACTGTGCCGCTGAACCATTGTAAGGACGCCCGTCAAGATTTGCCCGGCCAGCCAATGCCAGAATGGCGACATCGGGCTTCGGCTCCATGTCCTTGATGACGCCTTCGTAGGCGCCCATGTGCGCATTCCAGAAGACAGTTTTGTCGGGACTGATGAGGAAGTTGAAGGCAAGCTGGCCACCGTCAAAGTGCGAAAACAAGTGTCGTTCTTTATGATCTAGATAGTCAATGGTAGATTGAATGCCCGGGTCTCTATGCTCCTTCGGGATGAGGTCTCCCATCCGTAGGAGACCGTATTTCATCCCAATTGTGATGTCAAGCGTACAGGTGTACGGGCTAGCCTCGCCAGTATATTCGGTTCTCGTATCGACGGTATCTGGGGGGTGTCCGAAGTCACCGGGCATGAAGCAGTGCAAGGAAGGCCATACGTGGACTTGGAAAGCAGCGAAGCGGCCGTGTGGTCGCGCAGGAGCTCCTGGCGGACACGGCGCGATTTCGATTGTCCCCGCCGCGGCGCGGTCACGGTCGGCCTTGAGAAAGAGCGGAATTCTCTCACCGCCGGCGACTGGCATGAGCTGCTCCTCCGGGACCTTGGCATTTCGGAGAATGTTAATGGCTTCGCCGTTGGCAATCACAATAGcacccgtcttctt
This region of Fusarium keratoplasticum isolate Fu6.1 chromosome 7, whole genome shotgun sequence genomic DNA includes:
- a CDS encoding Beta-lactamase domain protein, producing the protein MAATIEWFGTTTYRLKAAGLVIWLDTWLERPSVLPKYLNIDDVEEADYIFISHAHYDHMPGADLIAKKTGAIVIANGEAINILRNAKVPEEQLMPVAGGERIPLFLKADRDRAAAGTIEIAPCPPGAPARPHGRFAAFQVHVWPSLHCFMPGDFGHPPDTVDTRTEYTGEASPYTCTLDITIGMKYGLLRMGDLIPKEHRDPGIQSTIDYLDHKERHLFSHFDGGQLAFNFLISPDKTVFWNAHMGAYEGVIKDMEPKPDVAILALAGRANLDGRPYNGSAAQFIVKMINWLKQPKSVIWCLHDESSIRPWRVDTTGADELVHSQTASRVLSLEAAVPTFI